The following proteins come from a genomic window of Streptomyces sp. GS7:
- a CDS encoding hemerythrin domain-containing protein yields MASRDGERVAALSLQLSQAHQELRRQINKIRTGLGHRRLSDDALVTHCLAFCAALTSHHQGEDDGVFSQLLRERPDLAPTVAKPIEDHGMIASILSRVRELAGRAAESRGPVLEAIGRELDGLAAIMESHFSYEERTISEALDDGMPDTDWPDMVFRFGMA; encoded by the coding sequence GTGGCTTCCCGCGACGGCGAGCGTGTAGCCGCCTTGAGCCTGCAGCTCTCACAAGCACATCAAGAACTGCGTCGCCAGATCAATAAGATCAGGACAGGTCTCGGACACCGTCGGTTGAGCGACGACGCACTTGTCACCCATTGCCTGGCCTTTTGTGCCGCATTGACGTCGCATCATCAGGGCGAGGACGACGGGGTGTTCTCCCAGTTGCTGCGCGAACGCCCGGATCTCGCACCGACGGTCGCGAAGCCGATTGAAGATCATGGAATGATCGCCTCGATCCTGTCCCGTGTGCGTGAACTCGCTGGCAGGGCTGCCGAATCACGTGGCCCCGTCCTGGAGGCGATCGGGCGTGAGCTTGACGGCCTGGCTGCGATCATGGAATCCCACTTCAGCTATGAAGAGCGGACGATCAGCGAGGCACTCGACGACGGAATGCCTGACACCGACTGGCCCGACATGGTCTTCCGGTTCGGTATGGCGTGA
- a CDS encoding aminotransferase class IV has product MGGIVIDRVEINGIEADSEDLKLLARVNYAHFTSMQVRGGAVRGLDLHLKRLDESARELFGRALDAKSVRAYVRHALDGGPDAVSVRVTVFTRRLDAVLRGEAVEPEVAVATSAPAEAQTEPMRLRAVEYERDLPHVKHAGTFGLTHRQRQAVMAGYDDVLFTDRYGRISEASVWNIGFYDGDRIILARGRRAAGHHDAVAAAGAGGQGQPI; this is encoded by the coding sequence GTGGGAGGGATCGTCATCGACCGGGTGGAAATCAACGGTATTGAGGCGGACAGCGAGGATCTGAAGCTGCTCGCGCGGGTCAACTACGCGCATTTCACCTCGATGCAGGTGCGGGGCGGTGCGGTCCGGGGTCTCGATCTGCATCTGAAGCGGCTGGATGAGAGCGCGCGTGAGTTGTTCGGCAGGGCCCTGGACGCCAAGTCGGTGCGGGCCTACGTGCGACACGCCCTCGATGGAGGCCCGGACGCGGTATCAGTCCGAGTGACCGTCTTTACCCGAAGGCTGGATGCCGTGCTGCGCGGCGAAGCCGTGGAGCCGGAAGTGGCGGTGGCCACGAGCGCCCCGGCCGAGGCGCAGACCGAACCGATGCGGCTGCGGGCTGTGGAGTACGAGCGGGACCTGCCACATGTTAAGCACGCCGGGACGTTCGGGCTCACTCACCGCCAGCGGCAGGCGGTGATGGCCGGGTACGACGACGTACTGTTCACCGACCGGTACGGCCGGATCAGCGAGGCGTCGGTCTGGAACATCGGCTTCTACGACGGGGATCGGATCATCTTGGCCCGAGGCCGCCGCGCTGCCGGGCATCACGATGCAGTTGCTGCAGCGGGGGCTGGAGGCCAAGGGCAGCCCATCTGA
- a CDS encoding alpha/beta fold hydrolase: MPYRDIGGAQLWVEDSGGDGQPVVLLHAAAGTSACWAEQRAMFETVGYRVITYDMRGFGRTRCAPEERASGSMTGDLEALVEKLELPQFSLVGTARGAWCAVEYALDDPSSLAALVVSTSYCRLVDPESVRFRAQYVDPDLLGLPTEEKELGRTYRAAHPKGVRRFLDMAQGGDSTGHLSYQSVREPLTLARVADISVPALVLAGDEDPYAPPPVMKMMADRIPDAEFKVMRHVGHSAYWEQPKEWHQLVRRFLHRHT, encoded by the coding sequence GTGCCGTACCGCGACATTGGTGGAGCGCAACTCTGGGTCGAGGACAGTGGCGGTGACGGTCAACCGGTCGTGCTGTTGCACGCCGCCGCCGGCACCAGCGCCTGCTGGGCGGAGCAGCGAGCGATGTTCGAGACCGTGGGCTACCGGGTCATCACCTACGACATGCGCGGCTTCGGCCGGACGCGCTGTGCTCCCGAGGAGCGAGCCTCCGGGTCGATGACAGGTGACCTTGAAGCCCTGGTGGAGAAACTCGAATTACCGCAGTTCTCGCTGGTGGGCACCGCACGTGGGGCTTGGTGCGCCGTCGAGTACGCCCTTGACGATCCGTCGTCACTGGCCGCACTCGTCGTCTCCACCAGCTATTGCAGGCTCGTTGACCCAGAATCCGTTCGGTTCCGTGCTCAGTACGTCGATCCCGACCTCCTCGGACTGCCGACCGAGGAGAAGGAACTGGGCAGGACCTATCGGGCGGCGCACCCCAAGGGGGTGCGCCGTTTCCTGGACATGGCGCAGGGAGGTGACTCCACGGGCCACCTTTCCTACCAGTCCGTACGCGAACCCCTCACACTGGCTCGCGTTGCGGACATCTCCGTTCCGGCGCTGGTGCTCGCCGGCGATGAGGACCCTTATGCTCCGCCTCCGGTCATGAAAATGATGGCCGATCGAATTCCGGACGCCGAGTTCAAGGTCATGCGCCACGTTGGACACAGCGCCTACTGGGAGCAGCCGAAGGAATGGCATCAACTGGTGCGGCGGTTTCTGCACAGACACACGTGA
- a CDS encoding GNAT family N-acetyltransferase encodes MDIRRHELRAAYDAQLRGVTPPGGSARIEQDGPLTRVVGWHRGFVTGPRDLGVCGAELDTLIARRRDYYAARGEAVEWKTRAHDLPADLTDRLTAAGFVAEDSETVLIGRSADLATDPVLPDGVTLRRVTARSDLQRIAAMESTVWGEDWSWLADDLTARIENAPENTIVLVAEARTEVVGAAWLVFKDGVDFGGLWGGSTLKEWRGQGIYRAMVAHRAQLAAARDVRYVYVDASADSAPILTRLGLHAVTTTTPYVWSP; translated from the coding sequence ATGGACATTCGGAGACACGAACTCCGCGCCGCGTATGACGCCCAACTCCGTGGTGTCACCCCGCCTGGCGGCAGCGCCCGCATCGAGCAGGACGGCCCATTGACACGTGTCGTCGGTTGGCACCGTGGCTTCGTCACGGGCCCACGCGACCTCGGTGTGTGCGGGGCGGAACTCGACACGCTCATAGCGCGGCGGCGTGACTACTACGCTGCCCGTGGTGAGGCGGTCGAATGGAAGACTCGCGCCCACGATCTGCCCGCCGACCTCACCGACCGACTCACCGCGGCGGGCTTCGTCGCCGAGGACAGCGAGACCGTGCTCATCGGGCGGTCCGCGGACCTTGCCACCGACCCCGTCCTGCCCGACGGCGTGACCCTCCGCCGTGTCACCGCCCGATCAGACCTCCAGCGCATTGCCGCTATGGAGAGCACCGTCTGGGGCGAGGACTGGAGCTGGCTCGCGGACGACCTGACCGCCCGGATCGAGAATGCCCCGGAGAACACCATCGTCCTCGTCGCCGAGGCACGCACCGAAGTCGTCGGTGCCGCCTGGCTGGTGTTCAAGGACGGCGTCGACTTCGGCGGCCTCTGGGGCGGCTCAACGCTCAAGGAATGGCGCGGACAGGGCATTTACCGGGCCATGGTCGCCCACCGAGCCCAGCTCGCCGCTGCCCGGGACGTCCGCTACGTCTACGTCGATGCCTCGGCCGACAGCGCCCCGATCCTCACTCGCCTTGGCCTGCACGCGGTAACCACGACGACACCGTATGTCTGGTCGCCCTGA
- a CDS encoding haloalkane dehalogenase has translation MLIDFVPDGDLYPFESRWFDSSVGRVHYIEEGTGPTILFCHGAPAWSFLYRHIVKDLRDRYRCVAVDLLGFGLSERPVGFGYTIAEHTAVLGELIDHLQLDDFVVMGHDWGGPIGLGAVTGRADRVRGIVLGNTVFWPIEAMANRAFSVIMGSRPMQRRILQRNFLVERVLLAELGRKLTAAEADHYRAVQPTAEARRGLAVMPKEIRAARALLDQLAREVPARLGDKPTLLVWGMQDMVFRPNTSIPRMRAAFTDLDLVELPHARHFIQEHAPDAITAAIAKRFP, from the coding sequence ATGCTGATCGACTTCGTTCCCGACGGAGATCTCTACCCTTTTGAGTCGCGTTGGTTCGACTCGTCCGTTGGCAGGGTTCACTACATCGAGGAGGGGACCGGACCGACGATCCTGTTCTGTCACGGCGCTCCGGCGTGGAGTTTCCTCTACCGTCACATCGTGAAGGATCTGCGTGATCGGTACCGGTGTGTCGCTGTCGACCTCCTGGGATTCGGACTGTCCGAACGTCCTGTGGGTTTCGGTTACACGATCGCCGAGCACACCGCGGTCCTCGGCGAGTTGATCGATCACCTGCAGCTCGACGACTTCGTTGTGATGGGACACGATTGGGGTGGCCCTATCGGTCTGGGCGCGGTCACCGGGCGCGCGGACCGGGTGAGGGGGATCGTGCTGGGCAACACGGTGTTCTGGCCGATCGAGGCGATGGCGAATCGGGCTTTCAGCGTGATCATGGGTAGCCGTCCGATGCAGCGGCGGATACTCCAACGGAATTTCCTCGTTGAGCGCGTCCTGCTCGCAGAGCTGGGGCGTAAGCTCACCGCGGCCGAGGCTGACCACTACCGTGCGGTGCAGCCCACTGCGGAAGCCCGGCGTGGACTCGCCGTGATGCCCAAGGAAATTCGTGCCGCGCGGGCGTTGTTGGACCAGCTGGCACGAGAGGTGCCCGCTCGGCTCGGCGACAAGCCGACCCTGTTGGTGTGGGGGATGCAGGACATGGTGTTCCGTCCGAACACCTCCATCCCGCGGATGCGTGCCGCCTTCACCGATCTGGACTTGGTCGAGCTGCCCCACGCGCGGCACTTCATTCAGGAACACGCACCGGATGCGATCACGGCGGCGATCGCGAAGCGGTTCCCGTGA
- a CDS encoding IS110 family transposase (programmed frameshift), translated as MPSMTQAAQPRHHVSLPAEYIVLSVDTHKDVHVAAVITMTGALLDARSIPTTREGYRQLPAWARAFGRLQRAGVECTGSYGAALARYLNSEGISVTEVDPPDKTTRWRHGETDAIDAAAAAQAVLTGRATATAKTSDGPVESIRMFKMAKTSAIKSCSQAINQFKAALVAADPALREALTGLSNPKLIRKCFALESADRTTPAAEARHTLRLLARRIQHLTEEINDLTARITAAITSRAPKLLDRYGVGPDTAALNPVEGIRSLLRRGPLANVAFTDAHQPTRTLRRGLRQIQYRPHLIDGCRSETGLTGNDQHPTTRPEPQ; from the exons GTGCCCAGCATGACTCAGGCCGCTCAGCCCCGTCACCACGTATCCCTACCGGCCGAATACATCGTGCTCAGTGTGGACACCCACAAGGACGTTCACGTGGCGGCGGTGATCACGATGACCGGAGCCCTGCTGGACGCCCGGAGCATTCCGACCACCCGGGAAGGCTACCGTCAACTGCCGGCCTGGGCACGCGCCTTCGGCCGCTTGCAGCGAGCCGGCGTGGAATGCACCGGCTCCTACGGAGCGGCCCTGGCGCGCTACCTGAACAGCGAAGGCATCTCGGTCACCGAGGTAGACCCGCCCGACAAGACCACCCGATGGCGACACGGCGAAACGGACGCGATCGACGCCGCGGCCGCCGCCCAAGCAGTGCTAACCGGCCGGGCCACGGCCACCGCCAAGACCTCCGACGGCCCAGTGGAATCCATCCGCATGTTCAAGATGGCCAAGACCTCCGCGATCAAGTCCTGTTCACAGGCGATCAACCAGTTCAAGGCCGCCCTGGTCGCCGCCGACCCCGCACTGCGCGAGGCACTGACCGGCCTGAGCAACCCCAAGCTCATTCGCAAGTGCTTCGCGCTGGAATCCGCAGACCGCACAACCCCGGCAGCTGAAGCCCGCCACACCCTTCGGCTGCTGGCCAGACGGATCCAGCACCTCACCGAAGAGATCAACGACCTCACCGCCAGGATCACCGCCGCGATCACCTCCCGCGCACCAAAACTCCTGGACCGCTACGGCGTCGGCCCGGACACCGCGGCCCTCAACCCCGTAGAAGGCATCCGGTCCCTCCTACGACGCGGCCCACTGGCCAAC GTGGCCTTCACCGACGCCCACCAACCCACCCGGACCCTGCGCCGCGGCCTGCGTCAGATCCAGTACCGGCCCCACCTCATCGACGGCTGCCGGAGCGAAACCGGACTCACCGGCAACGACCAGCACCCGACAACACGCCCAGAACCTCAGTAG
- a CDS encoding methyltransferase domain-containing protein, whose protein sequence is MHADIPAPSQPLWIRPVPEGSAGPGEQAVPNDYDSFAEAYSAQNETSLFNAHYERPAMLDLAGNVAGRRILDAGCGSGPLSAALRDRGAIVTGFDSSTKMLELARKRLGDDAALHLADLGSPLPFPDAAFDDVVASLVLHYLEDWRAPLAELRRVLTPGGRLIVSVDHPSIGLVQPGTDYFATYKHSEEWTLGGHTALMAFWHRPLHAMTDAFTAAGFRINVISEPFPAPGARELFPDVFVDKPSGAFVCFLFFVLQAD, encoded by the coding sequence GTGCACGCAGACATCCCGGCACCCTCGCAGCCGCTGTGGATCCGTCCTGTCCCGGAGGGTTCCGCCGGGCCCGGCGAGCAGGCTGTGCCCAACGACTACGACAGCTTCGCCGAGGCGTACTCGGCCCAGAACGAAACCAGCCTCTTCAACGCGCACTACGAGCGGCCTGCGATGCTGGACCTGGCCGGGAACGTGGCCGGCCGACGGATCCTGGACGCCGGCTGCGGCTCCGGCCCCCTGTCCGCGGCGCTGCGCGACCGGGGCGCGATCGTGACCGGCTTCGACTCCAGCACCAAGATGCTGGAGCTGGCCAGGAAGCGGCTCGGTGACGACGCGGCCCTGCACCTCGCCGATCTGGGCAGCCCGCTGCCGTTCCCCGATGCCGCGTTCGACGACGTCGTCGCGTCCCTGGTCCTGCACTATCTGGAGGACTGGAGGGCACCGCTGGCCGAGCTGCGGCGCGTGCTGACTCCCGGCGGCCGACTGATCGTGTCCGTTGATCACCCCTCCATCGGCCTCGTGCAGCCGGGCACCGACTACTTCGCGACGTATAAGCACTCCGAGGAATGGACCCTCGGCGGGCACACCGCCCTGATGGCCTTCTGGCATCGGCCGCTGCACGCGATGACCGACGCCTTCACCGCGGCCGGGTTCCGGATCAACGTCATCAGCGAACCGTTCCCTGCACCGGGCGCCCGCGAGCTGTTCCCCGACGTCTTCGTGGACAAGCCCTCGGGGGCCTTCGTGTGCTTCCTGTTCTTCGTCCTGCAGGCCGACTGA
- a CDS encoding putative immunity protein — translation MTSVNGDFELSMDELRVVARYVAETAQEVLPVFEDANPGDPRPRAAIDAAWEFINGAPRTKRQRVTSLDAHRAAQETATETARLAAQAAGDAASAAYLHPIAKAHQVGHILRAAANAARIAEIGAGEDPRAGNRAIEEARERATPVLLDVLQRYPLAPSGRSRAAQLMTALDAALRGSPQVGPERTGH, via the coding sequence GTGACGAGCGTGAACGGTGACTTCGAACTGTCCATGGACGAATTGCGAGTTGTAGCGCGCTATGTTGCCGAGACAGCGCAGGAAGTTCTCCCGGTGTTCGAGGACGCCAACCCCGGTGACCCCCGACCACGTGCGGCCATTGACGCGGCATGGGAGTTCATCAACGGTGCGCCCAGGACCAAGCGTCAGCGCGTCACGTCGCTGGACGCTCACCGAGCGGCGCAGGAGACTGCCACCGAAACTGCACGTCTCGCTGCGCAAGCCGCCGGCGATGCCGCATCTGCCGCTTACCTGCACCCGATCGCGAAGGCTCACCAGGTGGGTCACATCCTGCGTGCCGCTGCGAATGCGGCACGCATCGCCGAAATCGGCGCGGGCGAGGATCCCAGGGCCGGGAACAGGGCGATCGAAGAGGCCCGCGAACGAGCCACACCGGTCCTGCTCGATGTCCTCCAGCGGTACCCTCTCGCGCCCAGCGGTAGGAGCCGCGCTGCGCAGCTCATGACTGCTCTGGACGCCGCCCTCCGT
- a CDS encoding Lrp/AsnC family transcriptional regulator has product MASQQPKKTQPTPATLDGTDLAILAALVEDGRMTNAALAARVGVAESTCAYRVRALRESGVITSVSARLDLGALGHPIHAIIRVRLGSHSREHVGTLYDRLVDVPGALTVLHVGGIDDFLLHVAVASPEELRDLILEHVTVHPMVRQTETQLVFEVRDGRGVLDR; this is encoded by the coding sequence ATGGCGAGTCAGCAGCCGAAGAAAACACAACCCACTCCGGCGACTCTCGACGGAACCGATCTGGCTATCCTCGCCGCGCTCGTAGAGGACGGCCGGATGACCAACGCCGCGCTCGCGGCCCGGGTGGGCGTCGCCGAGTCGACTTGCGCGTACCGAGTACGCGCCCTGCGGGAGTCCGGTGTCATCACGAGCGTCAGCGCCCGGCTCGATCTCGGCGCACTCGGCCACCCCATTCACGCAATCATCAGGGTTCGTCTGGGAAGCCACAGCCGCGAGCACGTCGGCACCCTGTACGACAGACTGGTCGATGTTCCGGGCGCCTTGACGGTTCTTCACGTCGGTGGCATCGATGACTTTCTTCTGCATGTGGCCGTGGCAAGCCCGGAAGAACTACGAGACCTCATCCTGGAGCACGTGACCGTCCACCCGATGGTGCGGCAGACGGAGACCCAGTTGGTGTTCGAGGTTCGAGACGGCCGCGGCGTGCTGGACCGCTGA
- a CDS encoding metal-dependent hydrolase family protein, whose amino-acid sequence MIANGEQQHIQGQRIWAVRAARLFDGYALRVGRPLVVIEGSRIAGVDMTGAPPSADLRVLDLGDATLLPGLIDSHVHLAFDPDDRSKQTMADEDDHTTLTRMRFHAEQQLRAGVTTVRDLGDRRFLALSLRDRYTAGMEMGPEVVAAGPPITRTGGHCWYLGGEADGIAAVEAAVGQHVARGVDVVKVMATGGVTTPGWGPHQSQYTRDELAAVTRIAHAHGRPVTAHAHGRQGMADAVAAGVDGLEHASFFTEGGVEPDWKTVGAVVEAGIFVGATEAWLPTGSMVAPHMAERVEQRSANFARMHREGARLVCCSDAGAGPRKPHGVLPYGILHFGSLGLTNTEALASATSLAAQACGLADRKGRIAVGYDADLIAVAGNPLQHLETLFDIRAVIRAGRTFQG is encoded by the coding sequence GTGATTGCCAACGGCGAACAACAACACATACAGGGCCAACGGATCTGGGCAGTCCGCGCGGCGCGGCTGTTCGACGGGTACGCATTGCGAGTGGGGCGCCCGCTCGTGGTCATCGAGGGTTCACGCATTGCCGGTGTCGATATGACGGGAGCGCCCCCCTCTGCGGATCTGCGCGTTCTGGATCTCGGCGACGCCACGCTGTTGCCCGGGCTCATCGACTCCCACGTGCACCTCGCCTTCGACCCCGACGACAGGTCGAAGCAGACGATGGCGGATGAAGATGACCACACCACCCTGACGCGCATGCGCTTCCACGCCGAACAGCAACTGCGGGCGGGCGTCACGACCGTACGGGACCTCGGCGATCGTCGCTTTCTCGCCCTGTCGCTCCGTGACCGCTACACGGCAGGCATGGAGATGGGTCCGGAGGTTGTTGCCGCCGGGCCTCCCATCACGCGAACTGGCGGACACTGCTGGTACTTGGGCGGCGAAGCCGACGGCATCGCGGCTGTGGAGGCCGCGGTCGGACAGCACGTCGCTCGCGGCGTCGACGTGGTCAAGGTCATGGCGACCGGTGGTGTGACCACTCCTGGTTGGGGGCCGCACCAGTCGCAGTACACACGCGACGAACTGGCCGCGGTGACCCGGATCGCCCATGCGCACGGCAGGCCGGTCACCGCGCATGCGCACGGCCGCCAGGGGATGGCTGATGCCGTCGCAGCCGGCGTCGACGGCCTCGAGCATGCCTCCTTCTTCACCGAAGGCGGTGTCGAGCCCGACTGGAAGACCGTTGGGGCCGTGGTGGAGGCAGGCATCTTCGTCGGCGCCACCGAAGCATGGCTGCCGACAGGCTCGATGGTCGCACCGCACATGGCCGAGCGTGTGGAGCAGCGCAGCGCGAACTTCGCACGGATGCACCGCGAAGGAGCGCGGCTGGTCTGCTGCTCCGATGCCGGTGCCGGTCCCCGTAAGCCTCACGGCGTGCTCCCGTACGGGATCCTCCACTTCGGCTCTCTCGGCCTCACCAACACCGAAGCCTTGGCTTCGGCAACCTCCCTTGCCGCACAGGCATGCGGGCTGGCCGATCGCAAAGGAAGGATCGCCGTCGGCTACGACGCCGACCTCATCGCGGTAGCCGGCAATCCGCTGCAGCATCTGGAGACTCTGTTCGACATCCGAGCCGTGATCCGAGCTGGAAGGACATTCCAGGGCTGA
- a CDS encoding helical backbone metal receptor: MRVVSLVPSLTEAVAATRRDLLVGATDWCTHPHDLDVVRVGGTKNPDTERIAALAPDLVIANEEENRAPDLAALRATGLRVLVTEVRTVEQAFSELRRVLVEGCGLPGPAWLAEAEDAWRRVAPPTRLVPAVVPIWRRPWMVCGRDTFAGDVLARLGVGNVYAGHAERYARIPIGELNAAGAELVVLPDEPYRFTADDGPQDFPGLPTALVSGRHLTWYGPSMREAPQVIGAALRAAHR, encoded by the coding sequence ATGCGTGTTGTTTCGCTGGTCCCTTCGCTCACCGAAGCCGTCGCCGCCACCAGGCGGGACCTGCTGGTAGGCGCCACCGACTGGTGTACCCACCCGCACGACCTCGATGTCGTCCGGGTGGGCGGCACCAAGAACCCCGACACCGAGCGGATCGCCGCGCTCGCGCCCGACCTGGTCATCGCCAACGAGGAGGAGAACCGGGCACCGGACCTGGCCGCGTTGCGTGCCACCGGGCTGCGCGTCCTGGTCACCGAGGTACGCACCGTGGAGCAGGCGTTCAGCGAACTGCGCCGGGTGCTGGTCGAGGGCTGCGGGCTGCCCGGACCAGCCTGGCTGGCCGAGGCGGAGGACGCCTGGCGGCGGGTGGCGCCGCCCACCCGGCTGGTCCCGGCCGTCGTGCCGATCTGGCGGCGGCCCTGGATGGTGTGCGGGCGGGACACCTTCGCGGGCGACGTACTGGCCCGGCTCGGGGTCGGCAACGTCTACGCCGGTCACGCCGAGCGCTATGCGCGTATCCCGATCGGCGAACTGAACGCGGCCGGGGCCGAGTTGGTGGTGCTGCCCGACGAGCCGTACCGATTCACCGCCGACGACGGTCCGCAGGACTTCCCCGGGCTTCCCACGGCGCTGGTCAGCGGACGCCATCTCACCTGGTACGGGCCCTCGATGCGGGAGGCGCCCCAGGTCATCGGCGCGGCGCTGCGAGCAGCTCACCGCTGA
- a CDS encoding cupin domain-containing protein, translating to MNVVDLPSTAAELPDAWTSVLLGQVGRTGVKVLRMDGRALEPESHDTAEALLVVDGTLQLMAGDIDVEVRAGEMHIVEAGIEHAVRSGSIGSLVIIEHIANAP from the coding sequence ATGAACGTTGTCGACCTACCGAGCACGGCCGCGGAACTGCCCGATGCCTGGACCTCGGTCCTGCTCGGGCAGGTCGGGCGTACCGGGGTGAAGGTACTGCGGATGGACGGACGCGCCTTGGAACCGGAATCCCATGACACAGCGGAAGCATTGCTGGTCGTCGACGGGACGCTGCAGCTGATGGCGGGCGACATCGACGTCGAAGTGCGCGCGGGGGAGATGCACATCGTCGAGGCGGGAATAGAGCATGCCGTGCGCTCCGGCAGCATAGGCTCGCTCGTCATTATCGAACACATTGCAAACGCGCCATAG
- a CDS encoding trans-sulfuration enzyme family protein — MNSSYLQLDSLAVHAGREDLAELGVHAPPIDLSSTSPLPSIEAGGLSYEAMAGGGTPNAEGGAVYARLWNPTVARFESALAQLEHAETAVAFSSGMAAMTAAILATMKETGRRHVLAVRPLYGGTDHLLASGILGAEVTYCSAPDVAATIRPDTAMIVLETPANPTLELVDIRAVVEDARGIPVLVDNTFATPILQNPIDLGAAMVLHSATKYLGGHGDVVAGVIACGQEQASALRRVRAVTGGLLHPLGAYLLHRGLATLPVRVRAQQANAQRIASWLKTHPSIARVYYPGIEGDPQGLLSRQMKGTGAMISIDLRGGYEQAERVASATGLFTHAVSLGGVDSLIQHPAALTHRPVAPEARPAASLVRLSVGLEDPEDLIADLDLALATHHPIPLSAGTSHA; from the coding sequence ATGAATTCGTCGTATCTGCAACTCGACTCCCTTGCCGTCCACGCCGGCCGTGAGGACCTGGCTGAACTCGGCGTCCACGCACCGCCCATCGACCTGTCGTCGACCAGTCCGCTCCCGAGCATCGAGGCCGGAGGCCTGTCCTACGAGGCCATGGCCGGCGGAGGGACGCCGAACGCCGAAGGCGGAGCCGTCTACGCACGGCTCTGGAATCCGACCGTGGCGCGATTCGAGTCGGCTCTCGCCCAGCTGGAGCACGCCGAGACCGCCGTGGCGTTCTCCTCGGGCATGGCTGCGATGACCGCGGCAATCCTGGCGACGATGAAGGAGACCGGCCGCCGCCACGTCCTGGCCGTCCGCCCCCTCTACGGAGGGACCGACCACCTGCTGGCCTCGGGCATCCTCGGGGCCGAGGTGACCTACTGCTCGGCGCCGGACGTTGCCGCCACCATCCGCCCCGACACGGCGATGATCGTGCTCGAGACGCCTGCCAACCCGACCCTCGAACTGGTCGACATCCGCGCCGTCGTCGAGGATGCCCGCGGCATCCCCGTCCTCGTCGACAACACCTTCGCGACGCCGATCCTGCAGAACCCCATCGACCTCGGTGCCGCGATGGTCCTGCACAGCGCGACCAAGTACCTCGGAGGGCACGGCGACGTCGTCGCCGGCGTCATCGCCTGCGGCCAGGAGCAGGCATCTGCGCTGCGCCGGGTCCGCGCCGTCACCGGCGGCCTGCTCCACCCCCTCGGTGCCTACCTCCTGCACCGAGGGCTCGCCACGCTTCCGGTTCGGGTACGTGCCCAGCAGGCGAACGCTCAGCGCATCGCCTCGTGGCTGAAGACCCACCCGAGCATCGCCCGCGTCTACTATCCCGGGATCGAGGGGGACCCACAGGGACTGCTCAGCCGGCAGATGAAGGGCACCGGGGCGATGATCTCCATCGATCTCCGCGGCGGGTACGAACAAGCCGAGCGCGTCGCCTCGGCGACCGGCCTGTTCACCCACGCGGTGTCCCTGGGCGGTGTCGACTCGCTGATCCAGCACCCCGCGGCGCTGACGCACCGGCCCGTCGCCCCCGAGGCCCGACCCGCCGCCAGCCTGGTCAGGCTCTCCGTCGGGCTCGAGGATCCCGAGGACCTGATAGCCGACCTCGATCTGGCCCTGGCCACGCACCACCCGATTCCCCTGTCTGCTGGCACGTCCCACGCGTAG
- a CDS encoding NUDIX hydrolase, whose translation MTNTVVRRAVEEGDVRWQFPAGKVEAGETGERVAVREAQEETGLIVEPLKLLGEWVHPKTHQWMTSTHRATSLRQPAGMPHRHLALASRLTGAVSGTVSGTIPARRIAGLKQRVADLTHARAWCAAYLPRNQPWPKHPARASSSDAAVDVLAREGGHGRTYRVADVQAGAPAGTAPNRSRYFPHSTVTLCIVFA comes from the coding sequence ATCACGAACACTGTAGTTCGCCGAGCGGTCGAAGAAGGCGATGTGCGCTGGCAGTTCCCGGCGGGCAAGGTCGAGGCCGGCGAGACCGGGGAGCGGGTGGCCGTTCGGGAGGCGCAGGAAGAGACCGGCCTGATCGTCGAGCCGCTGAAACTCCTCGGTGAGTGGGTGCACCCGAAGACCCATCAGTGGATGACATCAACGCACCGCGCTACGTCACTCAGGCAGCCGGCGGGTATGCCGCATCGCCACCTTGCTCTCGCGTCACGGCTGACCGGCGCTGTCTCTGGGACCGTCAGCGGGACGATACCTGCTCGCCGCATAGCCGGCCTGAAGCAGCGGGTGGCCGATCTGACGCATGCACGCGCCTGGTGCGCTGCCTACCTGCCGCGGAATCAGCCATGGCCCAAGCATCCGGCCCGTGCGTCGAGCTCTGATGCAGCCGTAGACGTCCTGGCCCGTGAGGGGGGGCACGGCCGCACCTACCGCGTGGCCGACGTCCAGGCCGGTGCCCCGGCCGGCACCGCACCCAACCGATCTCGCTACTTTCCGCATTCAACAGTCACTCTGTGTATAGTTTTCGCATGA